One region of Candidatus Zixiibacteriota bacterium genomic DNA includes:
- a CDS encoding ATP-binding protein — MTKVIRRKNQIIIPSSQLYLAKVDSFMEGKLRKLKLDKNQLADVAISVTEAVNNAIVHGNKKDPEKKVTLRLICDKSCICIEVEDEGKGFDLNSLPCPITEENLLKEVGRGIFIVRSLMDKVDFIFKPEGGTIVRLTKYLKNKE, encoded by the coding sequence ATGACTAAGGTGATCCGCAGAAAAAACCAGATTATAATCCCCAGCTCCCAGCTTTACTTAGCCAAAGTGGATAGTTTCATGGAGGGTAAATTAAGAAAATTAAAACTGGACAAAAACCAGCTGGCCGACGTGGCGATTTCAGTGACCGAGGCGGTCAATAACGCCATAGTGCACGGAAATAAAAAAGACCCTGAGAAAAAAGTCACCCTCCGGCTCATTTGCGATAAGTCCTGTATCTGCATAGAGGTCGAGGACGAGGGGAAAGGGTTTGACCTTAACTCTCTCCCCTGCCCTATTACCGAAGAAAACCTGCTCAAGGAAGTTGGAAGGGGGATTTTCATAGTCCGGTCTCTGATGGACAAAGTCGATTTCATCTTCAAGCCAGAAGGCGGAACCATTGTCCGTCTCACCAAGTATTTGAAGAATAAGGAATAA
- a CDS encoding STAS domain-containing protein: MKLTTREDKGIVILEPKGKIMGGPDATLLHDKLHELINQGKKKVVIDLAKVDWMNSTGLGILISGLTTMRNNGGELKLANVTEKIQSLLTITKLITVFETFESVDQAVGSFN; the protein is encoded by the coding sequence ATGAAATTGACTACGCGTGAAGATAAAGGGATAGTGATTTTAGAACCCAAAGGCAAAATCATGGGAGGCCCGGATGCAACCCTTTTGCACGACAAGCTGCACGAGCTCATAAATCAGGGAAAAAAGAAGGTTGTAATCGACCTGGCTAAAGTAGATTGGATGAACAGCACTGGGCTGGGCATATTGATCTCCGGACTGACCACCATGCGGAATAATGGCGGAGAGCTTAAACTGGCTAACGTGACCGAAAAAATCCAGAGCCTTTTGACCATCACCAAGCTCATAACCGTGTTTGAGACCTTTGAATCAGTTGATCAGGCAGTGGGAAGCTTCAATTAA
- a CDS encoding polysaccharide deacetylase family protein: MGRTLILLYHRLLSRKENLSKINSEERVYLLKEEEFIKQLEYLHSEEWNTISVEQLLESLKNRTSLPEKSLIISFDDGNQTDYTIAFPLLEKLGFKATFFLTSDFIDTPGHLSKSQIQKMSQAGMEFGTHGKTHKFLSTLDENELKLELQESKKVLEEITGKKIDLLSLPGGYHSSKVKRMGQELGYKGICTSKFGLNENNTDPFELKRISLRFDDPFSQFISIVNQDKKLYLKKKLRGNFLSFLKAILGPNNYFKLWNFYQRISTKKN, from the coding sequence GTGGGAAGAACCTTAATCCTTCTTTATCACCGTCTTTTGTCCAGGAAAGAGAACCTCTCAAAGATAAACTCAGAAGAAAGGGTTTATCTCTTAAAAGAAGAGGAATTTATAAAACAGTTGGAGTATTTGCATTCTGAGGAGTGGAACACTATCTCTGTGGAACAGTTATTGGAATCTTTAAAGAATAGAACTTCCTTACCGGAAAAAAGCTTGATAATCTCCTTCGATGACGGAAACCAGACCGATTATACTATAGCCTTCCCCCTACTTGAAAAGCTCGGTTTCAAAGCTACATTTTTTTTAACCAGCGATTTCATTGATACACCGGGTCATCTGAGTAAATCTCAGATTCAAAAGATGAGCCAGGCAGGAATGGAGTTCGGCACGCACGGCAAAACCCACAAATTTCTATCGACTCTGGATGAGAATGAACTGAAACTGGAGCTTCAGGAATCAAAAAAAGTGCTGGAGGAAATCACCGGGAAGAAAATTGATCTTTTGAGTCTGCCTGGTGGTTATCACAGTTCTAAAGTAAAGAGAATGGGGCAGGAGCTTGGCTACAAAGGAATCTGCACTTCCAAATTCGGACTAAACGAAAATAATACCGACCCTTTTGAGCTTAAGAGAATTTCTCTCCGATTTGATGACCCCTTTTCACAATTTATTTCCATTGTTAATCAGGACAAAAAGCTTTATCTGAAAAAGAAGTTGAGGGGCAACTTTCTGAGTTTTCTCAAAGCCATTTTAGGACCGAATAATTACTTCAAACTCTGGAATTTCTACCAGAGGATTTCTACCAAAAAAAATTAA
- a CDS encoding SpoIIE family protein phosphatase, whose translation MILLTLVASVYLVCGIVLFFLGITILSEDYRGRLNRITSLMLFFAGSGPVFAAFGTILKAGGLASTTSVFYTNIFFLWELFFPQLLLFSLIFPAENPFLKKHPRVKILIFTPHIFRLLLVLFLYQPRNLINFSSLENVSGLGGFILQPVTFVLKFLSLSVEVIYRFHLQFFSIINLTYLFLAVLFLYRGTRKLTQSRLKTQAQLVTWGIRSAAGLYAVAFILPALTNLRIPDTLGYALTIAALLIGAGSIAWAIIRYRFLDIRTLVRQSLVYSLTSALLLGIYFLLIAQLSNLMQSLLGRRVPILEIGYLILAIFLFQPIMGWMDELVKKLLMKDKADYRIMMEMFSRKIISILNLDELNRTIFDSLKKEMLVEEVYLCLCETKNKRFSLLSEHKDFFFPEDDRLIEQLKSRDRPFFLDELEPGAETPLFKTLIESDVFLMVPIYSSEEFIGFFGLTKKITGLKYTYEDLTLLKVLANQYVIAYRNARLYQESLEKQKIEEELLVAKQIQLGLLPKSFPRGKAFELSAYTQPAHQVGGDYYDFLERSDGSLGVAIADASGKGVPAALMVSLLHASLRAMMKNKFEPSETMSNINQLISSSVSDGRFATMFYGEFNPHTRKLSYCNAGHNYPIVIRKNQKVEFLKTGGLILGPFPEATYQMEQVQFEPEDLVFFYSDGLTENFNEKQEMFGEDRLLELLLENRKLSSEELKELIVGEVENFAHGISLYDDFTLVILKVL comes from the coding sequence GTGATTCTCCTTACTTTAGTAGCTTCAGTCTATCTGGTCTGCGGCATAGTCCTCTTTTTCCTGGGTATTACTATCTTGTCCGAGGATTACCGGGGAAGGCTGAACCGGATAACCAGCCTGATGCTTTTCTTTGCCGGCTCAGGCCCAGTTTTTGCCGCCTTTGGAACCATTCTTAAAGCTGGCGGGCTGGCATCTACGACTTCGGTTTTCTACACCAATATCTTTTTCTTGTGGGAGCTTTTCTTCCCCCAGCTTCTGCTTTTCTCCTTGATTTTTCCAGCGGAAAATCCTTTTTTGAAAAAACATCCCCGGGTCAAGATACTGATTTTCACGCCTCACATCTTTCGTCTCCTTCTGGTCTTGTTCCTGTACCAGCCACGCAATCTCATCAATTTCTCCTCCCTGGAAAATGTATCCGGACTGGGAGGTTTTATTCTCCAACCGGTAACTTTCGTTCTCAAATTCCTTTCTCTTTCGGTGGAGGTAATCTACAGGTTTCATCTACAGTTTTTTTCGATCATAAACTTAACCTATCTTTTCCTGGCGGTTCTCTTCCTTTACCGGGGAACCAGAAAACTGACCCAGAGCCGCTTGAAAACTCAGGCTCAACTGGTTACCTGGGGCATTAGATCTGCTGCTGGACTTTATGCGGTCGCCTTTATCTTGCCTGCCCTGACTAATTTGAGGATCCCTGACACACTGGGATATGCACTGACCATTGCGGCTCTTCTGATCGGGGCAGGTTCTATTGCTTGGGCAATCATCCGCTACCGCTTTCTGGATATCAGGACCCTGGTAAGGCAGAGTCTGGTCTATTCCCTGACCTCGGCCCTTCTTTTAGGAATCTATTTTCTTTTGATTGCTCAGTTGAGTAATCTGATGCAGAGCCTTTTAGGCCGCAGGGTCCCCATCTTAGAGATAGGTTACCTGATACTGGCTATATTCCTTTTCCAGCCGATTATGGGATGGATGGATGAGTTGGTAAAGAAGCTGTTGATGAAAGACAAGGCTGATTACCGCATAATGATGGAGATGTTCAGCCGTAAGATAATCTCCATTTTGAATCTGGATGAGCTTAACCGCACGATCTTTGACTCCTTGAAAAAGGAGATGTTAGTGGAGGAGGTTTACCTCTGCCTGTGCGAGACGAAAAATAAAAGATTTTCACTTTTATCCGAGCATAAAGACTTTTTCTTTCCCGAAGATGACCGTCTGATAGAACAGCTCAAATCCAGGGACCGGCCTTTTTTTTTAGATGAGCTGGAGCCTGGAGCTGAAACTCCTCTTTTTAAAACTCTGATTGAGTCAGATGTTTTTCTCATGGTGCCGATTTATAGCTCTGAGGAGTTTATCGGCTTTTTCGGTTTAACCAAAAAAATCACCGGTTTGAAATATACCTATGAGGATTTAACCCTTTTAAAGGTCCTGGCTAACCAGTACGTGATCGCCTATAGAAACGCCCGTCTCTATCAGGAGTCTTTAGAAAAACAAAAGATAGAGGAGGAGCTTCTGGTAGCAAAGCAAATCCAGCTCGGGCTTCTGCCTAAATCTTTTCCCAGGGGAAAAGCCTTTGAGCTTTCCGCTTATACCCAGCCTGCCCATCAGGTCGGAGGGGATTATTATGACTTTTTAGAGAGGTCTGATGGCTCCCTGGGGGTTGCCATAGCTGATGCTTCTGGCAAAGGTGTTCCTGCCGCCTTGATGGTCTCTCTCTTACACGCCTCTTTAAGGGCGATGATGAAAAACAAATTCGAGCCTTCTGAAACTATGTCCAACATAAATCAGCTCATCTCCTCTTCGGTCTCCGACGGCAGGTTCGCCACCATGTTTTACGGCGAGTTCAATCCTCATACCCGAAAACTTTCCTACTGCAATGCCGGGCACAACTATCCCATAGTCATTCGCAAAAACCAGAAAGTGGAATTTCTCAAAACAGGAGGGCTCATTTTAGGACCCTTTCCTGAGGCAACCTACCAGATGGAGCAGGTCCAATTTGAGCCTGAGGACTTGGTCTTCTTTTATTCGGATGGGCTAACTGAGAATTTCAATGAGAAACAGGAGATGTTCGGAGAAGACCGGCTCCTGGAGCTGCTTTTGGAAAACAGGAAACTTTCCAGCGAAGAGCTGAAGGAGCTTATCGTCGGGGAAGTCGAAAACTTCGCGCACGGCATCTCTTTGTATGATGATTTCACCCTTGTGATACTAAAGGTGCTATAG
- a CDS encoding glycosyltransferase family 2 protein: MIIFFIVLVFLLFYTYSGYFLLLKIISFFRSTPVQKGEYLPQATLLIPVYNGEKVIRGKLENCLKLDYPQEKLRIIVISDSSTDRTEEIAQSFQDQGVKLIRLGKRGGKTRALNLALKDVQTELVFFTDASTFLSENSLRNIARNFADLNVGCVSGEDRSISAFSEKSESGEGLYVGLEMKLRRLESQSGNLTGVSGCLYAIREELVNEIPNDLIDDFYLPLQVVKKGKRVVSEPEATAFVTKVTDFKEEFRRRSRTTLGGLEVFFSELSLLNPFKYGIFSLELLSHKLLRWLTPFLLLLLSLTNIFLLHTHLIFRLTFLFELLTVLIVLIHWLFLSNKKSAGIFSYFESIFYFYLVNLALLFAWVKFISGKREIIWEPSRR; encoded by the coding sequence ATGATTATTTTTTTTATAGTTTTAGTATTTTTGCTGTTTTACACCTATTCGGGATATTTTCTTCTCCTGAAAATCATTTCTTTTTTCAGATCTACTCCAGTTCAAAAAGGGGAATATCTTCCTCAAGCAACCCTTCTTATCCCGGTATATAATGGTGAGAAAGTGATCAGAGGTAAGCTGGAGAATTGCCTCAAACTTGATTATCCTCAGGAAAAATTAAGGATAATAGTCATCTCTGATTCATCCACAGACAGAACTGAAGAGATCGCTCAATCATTCCAGGACCAGGGGGTAAAACTTATCAGACTGGGAAAAAGGGGAGGAAAGACCAGGGCTTTAAATCTGGCCTTGAAAGATGTTCAGACTGAACTGGTCTTTTTCACAGATGCCTCTACCTTTTTGAGCGAAAACTCTTTGAGAAACATAGCCAGAAATTTCGCTGATCTAAATGTTGGATGTGTAAGCGGAGAAGACCGGAGCATCTCTGCTTTTTCAGAAAAGTCTGAATCCGGGGAAGGGCTTTATGTTGGCCTGGAGATGAAATTAAGAAGGCTGGAAAGTCAAAGCGGAAACCTGACCGGGGTGAGCGGGTGTCTTTATGCTATCAGGGAAGAGCTTGTTAACGAGATACCGAACGATCTTATAGACGACTTTTATCTTCCTCTTCAGGTCGTGAAAAAAGGAAAAAGGGTGGTCTCCGAGCCTGAGGCAACTGCCTTTGTCACTAAAGTCACTGATTTCAAAGAGGAGTTCAGAAGAAGAAGTAGAACCACCTTAGGAGGCTTGGAGGTCTTTTTCTCGGAGCTCTCTTTATTGAATCCTTTTAAGTATGGTATCTTCAGCCTGGAGCTTCTGAGCCATAAACTGTTGAGATGGCTTACCCCTTTCTTGCTCTTGCTTTTGTCCCTGACCAATATTTTTCTGCTGCACACTCATCTGATTTTCAGACTAACTTTTCTATTTGAGCTTCTCACCGTTCTGATTGTCCTGATTCACTGGCTTTTTTTGAGTAATAAAAAATCAGCAGGAATTTTTTCTTATTTCGAATCTATATTTTATTTTTATCTGGTAAACTTAGCCCTGCTTTTTGCCTGGGTTAAATTTATCTCAGGAAAAAGAGAAATAATCTGGGAGCCATCCAGGAGGTGA